A window of the Vibrio fluvialis genome harbors these coding sequences:
- a CDS encoding class I SAM-dependent methyltransferase, which yields MKPARSEKKLEKPHSWSQLKNGQWVSESIQTRLDEWCPKLFGYHMLKLGGLSCELVSCNCNIQHQVQLDIQNPLHNVIADAYDLPFLEKSIDAVIVAHQLDYCNDPHRILREVDRVLIDDGYIIVTGFNPISLTGLASLMPWRKHNLPWSGRMFTPSRIKDWLGVLNYQVIECDQYALFPMQKYRPLWTWLENSLGECGAPFGSLYFIVARKRTYPLKPIKPHWRIKRRLSPVGLNYRVKSGSQSKTSSK from the coding sequence ATGAAACCAGCACGCAGTGAAAAAAAACTTGAGAAACCCCATTCCTGGTCTCAATTGAAAAACGGCCAATGGGTCAGTGAGTCGATTCAAACCCGGCTCGATGAATGGTGCCCGAAATTGTTCGGTTATCATATGCTGAAACTGGGTGGCCTGAGCTGCGAACTCGTCAGTTGTAATTGTAATATTCAACACCAAGTTCAGCTCGATATCCAGAACCCTTTGCACAACGTGATAGCCGATGCGTATGACTTGCCGTTTCTGGAAAAAAGCATTGATGCAGTGATTGTCGCGCATCAGCTGGATTACTGTAACGATCCGCACCGTATATTGCGGGAAGTCGACAGGGTGTTGATTGATGATGGCTACATTATTGTGACCGGATTTAATCCGATCAGCTTAACCGGATTGGCGAGTTTGATGCCGTGGCGGAAACACAATCTGCCCTGGAGCGGACGTATGTTTACCCCCAGCCGGATTAAAGACTGGCTGGGAGTGCTGAATTATCAGGTAATTGAATGTGACCAGTATGCGCTGTTTCCGATGCAGAAATATCGCCCTTTGTGGACCTGGCTGGAAAATAGCTTGGGTGAGTGCGGCGCGCCGTTTGGCAGCCTGTACTTTATTGTCGCCCGTAAGCGGACTTATCCACTAAAGCCAATCAAGCCTCACTGGCGTATCAAACGACGTTTGTCACCAGTCGGGCTTAATTATCGGGTGAAATCTGGTTCGCAGTCGAAAACCAGTTCTAAGTAG
- the fadE gene encoding acyl-CoA dehydrogenase FadE, protein MDILLSILGFVVVLSGCLYHRTSLMTALAALTFTMLVLSLFGPVGIIGWALYLAAVAVLAVPSIRQSLISGKTLKVFKKVLPAMSQTEKEALDAGTVWWEAELFKGKPDWQQLSKIKAPTLSAEEQAFLDGPVNEVCAMVSDYQVTHELADLPPEVWQYLKDHKFFAMIIKKQYGGLEFSAYAQSLVLQKLTGVSGVLSSTVGVPNSLGPGELLQHYGTEEQKDYYLPRLAEGKEIPCFALTSPEAGSDAGSIPDYGIVCKGEWEGKEVLGMRLTWNKRYITLAPVATVLGLAFKLRDPDGLLGEQKDIGITCALIPTHLKGVEIGNRHFPLNVPFQNGPTRAQDLFVPLDFIIGGPAMAGQGWRMLVECLSVGRGITLPSNSTGGIKSAAMATGAYARIRRQFKQPIGHMEGIEEPLARLAGNAYVMDAASNLTVAGIDAGEKPSVISAIVKYHCTHRGQRSIIDAMDIVGGKGICLGPSNFLARGYQGAPIAITVEGANILTRSMIIFGQGAIRCHPYVLKEMEAAYSQSSDAVEQFDAALAGHVSFTMSNLVRSIWFGLTDGFGSAAPSKDATKRYYQQLNRYSANLALLADISMAVLGGSLKRKERLSARLGDILSQLYLSSATLKRFENDGRPTEDLALVHWGLQDSLKQTEVAIDEFLANFPNKFIGKALRVLIMPFGRVRKAPNDKLDSKVAQIIQTPSATRSRIGRHQYLEPTAHNAVGKIELALNVILQAEPVFDKVCKALNERRPFTRLDEVAQLGLEQKLISEQEAELLIEAEQHRLYTINVDDFAPQELAAKKSQPKLVEVA, encoded by the coding sequence ATGGACATCTTGCTCTCAATCTTAGGTTTCGTGGTCGTGTTAAGCGGCTGCCTGTACCACAGAACCTCGTTAATGACTGCCCTAGCCGCGCTGACATTCACCATGCTGGTGCTGTCTCTGTTCGGCCCGGTAGGTATCATCGGCTGGGCGCTGTACCTGGCTGCAGTGGCCGTTTTGGCTGTACCGTCAATTCGTCAGAGCCTGATCAGTGGCAAAACACTGAAAGTTTTTAAGAAAGTCCTGCCTGCCATGTCGCAGACAGAAAAAGAGGCTCTCGATGCCGGCACCGTATGGTGGGAGGCAGAGCTGTTTAAAGGCAAGCCGGACTGGCAACAGCTGAGCAAAATCAAGGCACCGACCCTATCTGCGGAAGAGCAGGCTTTCCTTGATGGCCCGGTCAACGAAGTGTGTGCCATGGTGAGCGACTATCAGGTCACCCATGAACTGGCGGATCTTCCTCCGGAAGTGTGGCAATACCTGAAAGATCACAAGTTCTTCGCCATGATCATCAAGAAACAGTACGGTGGTCTGGAATTTTCGGCTTACGCGCAATCCTTGGTACTGCAAAAACTCACTGGCGTATCGGGCGTGCTGTCATCTACCGTCGGCGTGCCGAACTCTCTGGGCCCGGGTGAACTGCTGCAACATTACGGCACTGAAGAACAGAAAGATTACTATCTGCCACGTCTGGCCGAAGGCAAAGAGATTCCATGTTTTGCTCTGACCAGCCCGGAAGCGGGTTCCGATGCTGGCTCGATTCCGGATTACGGTATCGTTTGTAAAGGCGAATGGGAAGGCAAAGAAGTACTGGGTATGCGCCTGACCTGGAACAAACGCTACATCACGCTGGCACCCGTGGCGACCGTACTGGGTTTGGCATTCAAACTGCGTGACCCGGACGGACTGCTGGGTGAGCAAAAGGACATCGGTATTACCTGTGCTCTGATCCCAACCCATCTCAAAGGCGTGGAAATCGGTAACCGCCACTTCCCGCTGAACGTACCGTTCCAGAACGGTCCAACCCGCGCACAAGATCTGTTTGTGCCGCTGGATTTCATCATCGGTGGACCAGCCATGGCAGGCCAAGGCTGGCGTATGCTGGTGGAATGTCTGTCTGTAGGTCGCGGTATCACCTTACCGTCGAACTCAACTGGCGGCATCAAAAGCGCAGCCATGGCGACGGGTGCCTATGCCCGTATTCGCCGTCAGTTCAAACAGCCAATCGGCCACATGGAAGGGATTGAAGAGCCATTGGCACGTCTTGCTGGTAACGCTTATGTAATGGATGCGGCGAGCAACCTGACCGTTGCCGGGATTGATGCGGGTGAAAAACCATCGGTCATTTCAGCGATTGTGAAATACCACTGTACACATCGCGGCCAGCGTTCAATCATCGATGCTATGGATATTGTCGGCGGTAAAGGCATTTGTCTTGGTCCATCAAACTTCCTCGCTCGTGGTTACCAAGGTGCGCCGATTGCGATCACGGTAGAAGGGGCCAATATTCTGACCCGTTCCATGATCATCTTTGGCCAAGGTGCGATTCGCTGCCACCCTTACGTACTGAAAGAGATGGAAGCCGCCTATTCACAAAGTTCAGATGCGGTTGAACAATTTGATGCGGCTCTGGCTGGCCATGTCAGCTTCACCATGAGTAATCTGGTACGCAGTATTTGGTTTGGTCTGACCGACGGTTTCGGCTCAGCAGCACCAAGCAAGGATGCCACCAAACGCTACTACCAACAGCTCAACCGTTACAGTGCTAACCTCGCCCTGCTGGCCGACATTTCGATGGCGGTACTGGGTGGTTCATTGAAACGTAAAGAGCGCCTGTCAGCCCGTTTGGGTGATATTCTGAGCCAACTTTACCTGAGCTCAGCAACGCTGAAACGCTTTGAAAACGATGGCCGTCCGACTGAAGATTTGGCGCTGGTGCATTGGGGCCTGCAAGACAGTCTGAAACAGACTGAAGTGGCTATCGATGAGTTCCTGGCTAACTTCCCGAATAAGTTCATCGGCAAAGCACTGCGTGTTCTGATCATGCCATTTGGCCGCGTACGCAAAGCGCCAAACGACAAACTCGACAGCAAAGTAGCACAAATCATTCAAACGCCGAGTGCAACTCGTTCACGTATCGGTCGCCATCAGTACCTGGAACCAACAGCGCACAATGCGGTGGGCAAAATTGAACTGGCGCTGAATGTGATCCTGCAAGCGGAACCTGTGTTCGACAAAGTGTGTAAAGCGCTCAATGAACGTCGTCCGTTCACACGTCTGGACGAAGTTGCACAACTTGGTCTGGAGCAAAAACTGATCAGTGAACAGGAAGCAGAACTGCTGATTGAAGCTGAGCAACACCGCCTGTACACCATCAATGTTGACGATTTTGCACCGCAGGAACTGGCGGCAAAAAAGTCCCAACCCAAGCTGGTCGAGGTCGCGTAA
- the lpcA gene encoding D-sedoheptulose 7-phosphate isomerase — protein MYQDLIKSELTEAADVLNKFLSDDHNIAQIEAAAKVIADSFKQGGKVLSCGNGGSHCDAMHFAEELTGRYRENRPGYPGIAISDPSHLSCVSNDFGYDYVFSRYVEAVGSKGDVLFGLSTSGNSGNILKAIEAAKAKGMKTIALTGKDGGKMAGLADVEIRVPHFGYADRIQEIHIKIIHIVIQLIEKEME, from the coding sequence ATGTACCAGGATCTGATTAAAAGTGAATTAACCGAAGCTGCCGACGTTCTGAACAAGTTTCTGAGCGATGATCACAACATCGCACAAATTGAAGCGGCAGCAAAAGTGATTGCTGACTCGTTCAAACAGGGCGGTAAAGTACTCTCTTGCGGTAATGGTGGTTCTCACTGTGATGCGATGCATTTTGCGGAAGAACTGACAGGTCGTTACCGTGAAAACCGTCCGGGTTACCCTGGTATCGCGATTTCTGACCCAAGCCATCTGTCTTGCGTGAGCAACGATTTCGGCTATGACTACGTATTCTCTCGCTACGTTGAAGCCGTAGGCTCGAAAGGCGACGTACTGTTTGGCCTATCGACTTCTGGTAATTCAGGCAACATCCTTAAAGCGATTGAAGCGGCCAAAGCGAAAGGCATGAAAACCATCGCTCTGACGGGTAAAGATGGTGGTAAAATGGCGGGTTTGGCGGACGTGGAAATTCGTGTTCCACACTTTGGTTACGCCGACCGCATTCAGGAAATTCACATCAAGATTATCCACATCGTGATTCAGTTGATTGAAAAAGAGATGGAATAA
- the glnB gene encoding nitrogen regulatory protein P-II: protein MKKIEAIIKPFKLDDVREALAEVGITGMTVSEVKGFGRQKGHTELYRGAEYMVDFLPKVKLEIVVNEDVADQCVDTIIETAQTGKIGDGKIFITDVERVIRIRTGEEDEDAI, encoded by the coding sequence ATGAAAAAAATCGAAGCCATTATCAAGCCATTTAAACTCGATGATGTCCGTGAAGCGCTGGCGGAAGTTGGTATCACGGGTATGACGGTTTCTGAAGTGAAAGGATTTGGTCGTCAAAAAGGCCACACTGAACTGTACCGCGGTGCGGAATACATGGTCGACTTCCTGCCAAAAGTGAAACTAGAAATCGTCGTGAACGAAGATGTGGCAGACCAATGCGTCGACACCATCATTGAGACAGCCCAGACCGGTAAGATTGGCGACGGTAAAATCTTCATCACTGACGTCGAGCGTGTTATTCGTATTCGAACCGGCGAAGAAGATGAAGACGCGATCTAA
- a CDS encoding lytic transglycosylase codes for MRVQFSWVIALLLAGCQLTQPLSQNTSETNEENTPAPQVTTPTKTKKTPVVVQPKVLTPQEQQDVWQRIAMQLQLPIPEDKTVDYYRTWYIKHPGHLETVAKRAEPFLYLITEKIEQRNLPLELALLPIVESAFDAFAYSHGSAAGLWQFVPGTGKMYGLEQNFWYDGRRDVDAATDAALDYLTYLSNRFDGDWYNAIAAYNSGGGRVSSAIRKNTSQGKPTDFFSLDLPQETSGYVPKLLALADIIANQERYGVSLPAIANKPVLKLVDPDEQLDLAIAANYAGISVKELQSYNPAYNQWATAPDGPFQLLLPIDKVERFEQQVEANRGKGMKLVRYKVQNGDTLSVIATKHSTTTKVIQTANNLSGTSIRVGQYLMIPTSVKDEKAYALSASNRLAKTQSLARGKYKLTHTVRPGDSLWTIARANNVSHQALAKWNGMGPRDTLRVGQKLVIWKDSTDGAIIRTVFYQVRNGDTLSDIAARFSVKTHDIVKWNDLANQKYLKPGQKLKLYVDVTKVSV; via the coding sequence ATGCGAGTACAATTCAGCTGGGTAATTGCACTACTATTAGCCGGATGCCAACTTACCCAGCCCTTGAGTCAAAATACATCAGAGACCAACGAGGAAAACACCCCAGCACCCCAAGTGACAACACCGACCAAAACGAAAAAAACACCGGTCGTTGTCCAGCCAAAAGTGCTGACTCCTCAGGAACAACAAGACGTATGGCAACGCATTGCCATGCAGCTTCAGCTCCCGATCCCGGAAGACAAAACCGTCGACTACTACCGGACGTGGTACATCAAACACCCAGGTCATTTGGAAACCGTCGCCAAGCGCGCCGAACCTTTTCTGTATCTGATCACAGAGAAAATCGAACAACGCAATCTGCCACTCGAACTGGCACTGCTGCCAATTGTTGAGAGCGCCTTTGATGCTTTTGCTTATTCGCACGGCAGCGCTGCGGGGTTATGGCAGTTCGTTCCGGGCACCGGAAAAATGTACGGACTGGAACAAAACTTCTGGTACGACGGCCGCCGCGATGTGGATGCCGCCACCGATGCCGCGCTTGATTACCTGACGTACCTCAGCAACCGTTTTGACGGCGACTGGTACAACGCCATCGCGGCTTATAACAGCGGTGGAGGCCGAGTTTCCAGTGCCATTCGCAAAAACACCAGTCAGGGTAAGCCGACCGATTTCTTCTCGCTTGATTTACCCCAAGAGACCAGTGGTTATGTGCCGAAACTGCTCGCGCTTGCAGACATCATTGCCAATCAGGAACGTTATGGTGTCTCACTTCCTGCGATTGCCAATAAACCAGTGCTGAAATTGGTGGATCCGGACGAGCAGTTGGATCTGGCGATCGCAGCCAATTACGCCGGTATCAGCGTGAAGGAGCTGCAAAGCTACAATCCGGCTTACAACCAATGGGCAACTGCACCAGACGGACCTTTCCAACTGCTGCTGCCCATCGACAAGGTCGAGCGTTTTGAGCAGCAAGTCGAAGCCAACCGTGGCAAAGGCATGAAGCTGGTACGGTACAAAGTACAAAACGGTGATACGCTGAGTGTGATTGCAACGAAACACTCCACGACCACCAAAGTGATTCAGACCGCCAACAATCTGTCCGGCACCTCAATTCGCGTCGGTCAGTACCTCATGATTCCCACCTCCGTCAAAGATGAGAAAGCCTATGCGCTGAGCGCGAGCAATCGTCTGGCCAAGACTCAATCATTGGCGCGCGGAAAATACAAACTCACGCATACCGTACGCCCGGGTGACAGTCTGTGGACCATCGCTCGAGCCAACAATGTCTCCCATCAGGCCTTAGCCAAATGGAACGGAATGGGCCCGCGTGACACGCTGCGTGTTGGACAAAAACTGGTGATTTGGAAAGACAGCACCGATGGTGCCATCATCCGTACCGTGTTTTATCAGGTACGTAATGGCGATACGCTGAGTGACATTGCGGCACGCTTTAGCGTCAAAACGCACGATATCGTCAAATGGAATGATCTGGCCAACCAGAAGTATCTTAAGCCGGGTCAGAAACTGAAACTGTACGTCGATGTGACTAAGGTCAGTGTATGA
- a CDS encoding YIP1 family protein, producing MKPSANPLIMLVDIFRSPSDCFAALYQRGMWGWQTYIVLMITPFLFWGAYFDNVSFDWLKQGLEAQLATTNPAQLALLEPNTLMASEIISDIVSRTLTILVLALWFRLATKPVQPAMGFWKWFAASTVVIFPAVLGDLASYASLILKHGQVMNYAADLNSLNGLLKLPLTSDWSQFASAFPLLLPWYIVLGYAAVGTWTPLERGQALVIATLPWIAFYLIWALYILIS from the coding sequence ATGAAACCTTCCGCAAACCCGCTCATTATGTTGGTGGACATTTTCCGTTCACCGAGCGATTGTTTCGCCGCGCTCTACCAGCGCGGTATGTGGGGCTGGCAAACCTACATTGTACTCATGATCACGCCATTCCTGTTCTGGGGCGCGTACTTTGACAATGTCAGCTTTGACTGGCTCAAGCAAGGGCTGGAAGCTCAGTTGGCAACTACCAACCCGGCGCAGTTAGCCCTGCTGGAACCCAACACGCTGATGGCAAGTGAAATCATCAGTGATATCGTCAGCCGCACGCTGACGATTCTGGTCTTAGCCTTGTGGTTTCGTTTGGCAACTAAGCCTGTGCAACCGGCAATGGGCTTTTGGAAATGGTTTGCCGCCAGTACGGTGGTGATTTTTCCGGCAGTACTCGGCGATCTGGCCAGCTACGCCAGTTTGATCCTCAAGCACGGTCAGGTGATGAATTATGCGGCTGACCTCAACAGTCTTAACGGCCTGCTCAAACTGCCTCTCACCAGTGACTGGTCGCAGTTTGCCAGTGCATTTCCGCTCTTACTGCCATGGTATATCGTGCTGGGTTATGCGGCAGTCGGTACCTGGACACCGTTAGAGCGCGGTCAGGCACTCGTGATAGCTACTCTGCCGTGGATTGCCTTCTACCTTATCTGGGCGCTCTATATCCTGATAAGCTGA
- the rnhA gene encoding ribonuclease HI: MKKQVEIFTDGSCLGNPGPGGYGVVMRYKQVEKTLAKGYRLTTNNRMEMMAAVVALRTLKEPCHVILTTDSQYVRQGITQWIHNWKKRGWKTADKKPVKNADLWQALDIETARHQVEWHWVKGHAGHRENEMCDELARAAAENPTEDDVGYQPEN, translated from the coding sequence ATGAAGAAACAGGTGGAAATTTTCACTGATGGTTCTTGTTTAGGCAACCCGGGACCGGGTGGCTATGGCGTTGTCATGCGCTACAAACAAGTCGAGAAAACCCTGGCGAAAGGCTACCGCCTGACCACCAATAACCGCATGGAAATGATGGCGGCTGTTGTGGCGTTAAGAACACTCAAAGAGCCGTGCCATGTCATTCTGACCACCGATAGCCAGTACGTGCGCCAAGGCATTACGCAGTGGATTCACAACTGGAAGAAACGTGGTTGGAAAACAGCCGACAAAAAACCGGTGAAAAATGCCGATTTATGGCAGGCATTGGATATAGAAACCGCCCGTCATCAGGTGGAATGGCACTGGGTCAAAGGTCACGCTGGTCATCGTGAAAACGAAATGTGTGACGAATTGGCGCGCGCGGCGGCAGAAAACCCAACCGAAGACGACGTTGGCTACCAACCTGAAAACTGA
- a CDS encoding endonuclease/exonuclease/phosphatase family protein, which yields MRKRLLWLLPLSLILLTVVSFSLVFTVPAQPQLFALGENNENQPLVCYHDPQPTALDENGTLKLVVWNIYKQNREHWDSELSRFSRDAQLVLLQEASMTAALQRWIAEHNWAGTRVNAFQVLGESAGVLNLSRSMPQLACGYTEMEPWLRLPKSGIYALYALSNGQTLAVVNLHAVNFAYGTEEYREQLSALIKELRQHKGPVIVAGDFNSWSEKRTQVLAEALSALAMKEAIFSPDNRARFINGLPLDHVFYKQLTLKKAKAPESDASDHNPLLLEFSLSGYRAPR from the coding sequence ATGAGAAAACGTCTTCTCTGGTTATTGCCGCTTTCACTGATTTTGTTAACGGTGGTGAGTTTTTCGCTGGTGTTTACTGTGCCTGCACAGCCACAGCTGTTTGCGCTCGGTGAGAACAACGAAAATCAGCCGTTAGTGTGCTATCACGATCCGCAGCCCACAGCCCTTGATGAGAACGGCACGCTTAAGCTGGTGGTGTGGAACATTTATAAGCAGAACCGTGAGCACTGGGACTCAGAACTGAGCCGCTTTAGTCGCGATGCGCAGTTGGTGTTGCTGCAAGAAGCGAGCATGACTGCCGCACTGCAACGCTGGATAGCGGAGCACAACTGGGCAGGAACTCGGGTGAATGCATTTCAGGTGCTGGGGGAATCTGCCGGGGTTTTGAATTTATCGCGCAGCATGCCGCAACTGGCCTGTGGTTACACTGAAATGGAGCCGTGGCTGCGTTTGCCGAAATCCGGTATCTATGCGCTGTACGCGCTGAGTAACGGGCAAACACTGGCGGTGGTTAATCTGCATGCGGTCAATTTTGCTTATGGCACAGAAGAGTATCGTGAGCAGCTCAGCGCGCTGATTAAGGAGTTGCGCCAGCACAAAGGGCCGGTGATTGTTGCCGGCGACTTTAATAGCTGGAGTGAAAAGCGGACTCAGGTGCTGGCGGAGGCACTCAGTGCTTTGGCAATGAAAGAAGCGATTTTTAGCCCGGATAATCGCGCGCGATTTATTAACGGTTTGCCGCTCGATCATGTGTTTTACAAACAACTGACGCTGAAAAAAGCAAAAGCGCCCGAATCGGACGCTTCTGATCATAATCCATTGTTACTTGAGTTCAGCTTATCAGGATATAGAGCGCCCAGATAA
- the dnaQ gene encoding DNA polymerase III subunit epsilon, translated as MNTSNNSEYSRIVVLDTETTGMNLEGGPHYEGHRIIEIGAVEIINRKLTGRHFHVYLKPDRPIQAEAIEVHGITDEFLVDKPEYKDVHDEFLDFIRGAELVAHNAPFDVGFMDYEFSKLSTQAPKTDQLCKVTDTLAMAKKIFPGKRNNLDILCERYGIDNSHRTLHGALLDAEILADVYLLMTGGQTSLQFSAGSQESGVGAGAIKRASQGRKALKVLRATADEIQAHQDRLDIVEKSGTCLWRQ; from the coding sequence ATGAATACTAGCAACAATTCTGAATACAGTCGCATCGTGGTTCTCGATACCGAAACCACGGGTATGAACCTCGAAGGCGGCCCGCACTACGAAGGTCACCGCATCATTGAGATCGGTGCGGTGGAAATCATCAACCGTAAGCTGACCGGACGTCACTTTCACGTCTATCTGAAGCCAGACCGCCCCATTCAGGCGGAAGCGATCGAAGTTCATGGTATTACAGATGAATTTCTGGTTGATAAGCCGGAATATAAGGATGTGCACGACGAGTTTCTCGACTTCATCCGCGGCGCGGAATTGGTCGCACACAACGCGCCCTTCGACGTCGGCTTTATGGATTATGAATTCAGTAAACTGAGTACTCAGGCGCCGAAAACGGATCAGTTGTGTAAGGTGACCGATACGCTGGCCATGGCGAAGAAAATCTTCCCGGGCAAGCGCAACAACCTCGACATATTGTGTGAACGTTACGGTATCGACAACTCACATCGTACTCTGCACGGGGCATTGCTCGATGCCGAGATTCTGGCGGATGTTTATCTGCTGATGACCGGTGGTCAGACGTCGCTACAGTTTTCTGCCGGGTCGCAGGAGAGCGGAGTGGGAGCGGGGGCGATAAAACGTGCATCGCAAGGACGAAAAGCGCTAAAGGTTTTACGCGCTACGGCCGATGAAATACAAGCACACCAGGATCGTCTGGATATTGTAGAAAAAAGTGGCACTTGCCTCTGGCGTCAGTAG
- the gloB gene encoding hydroxyacylglutathione hydrolase, with translation MLHIKSIPAFNDNYIWLIQNSDRRCAVVDPGDATPVLDYLSQHELTLEAILITHHHNDHIGGVPELVRQYPNVDVVGPSQEPIPTLTHPVDAGDQIELFDERFMVLGLPGHTLGHIGYVGDGKLFCGDVLFSAGCGRVFEGTMEQMFTSLSKLVALPEETEVYCAHEYTASNVAFAMAVEPDNEQLQIYRDEVIRLRGQGHSTLPSTLRREKWVNPFLRTQEPSIMKSVANRTEQTDALSIFTALREWKNEF, from the coding sequence ATGTTACATATCAAAAGCATACCCGCATTTAATGATAATTACATCTGGCTGATTCAAAATAGCGATCGCCGTTGTGCCGTGGTCGATCCGGGAGATGCAACACCAGTGTTGGACTACTTGTCCCAGCATGAACTGACACTGGAAGCCATTCTGATCACCCATCATCACAACGACCACATCGGTGGCGTACCGGAACTGGTGCGACAATATCCGAATGTCGATGTGGTTGGCCCGTCTCAGGAACCGATTCCAACCCTGACTCACCCGGTTGATGCGGGCGATCAAATCGAGTTGTTTGACGAGCGTTTTATGGTGCTGGGGTTGCCGGGGCACACACTCGGCCACATCGGTTATGTCGGTGACGGAAAGCTGTTCTGTGGTGATGTACTGTTCTCTGCCGGTTGTGGTCGCGTGTTTGAAGGCACCATGGAGCAAATGTTTACGTCGCTGAGCAAACTGGTTGCCCTGCCAGAGGAGACCGAGGTCTATTGCGCGCACGAATACACCGCCAGCAACGTCGCATTTGCGATGGCGGTTGAGCCGGATAATGAACAGTTACAAATTTATCGTGATGAAGTGATTCGACTGCGTGGGCAAGGTCACTCTACCCTGCCAAGCACCTTGCGACGCGAAAAATGGGTCAACCCATTCCTGAGAACGCAGGAACCGAGCATCATGAAGTCTGTCGCCAACCGCACCGAGCAAACGGATGCGTTATCAATATTTACCGCATTACGTGAGTGGAAGAACGAATTTTGA
- a CDS encoding TIGR03503 family protein: MLRMGLALWGLLLCTGVFASNESSMSLLDNRFRVDPTISQITFVVYREKNSQPVVLVRPDGKKYYAWRSPDNVRWYEESSMDIISIDNPMPGPWQAVGKVSPKNNIKLISHLQLSADAFPNRLYQGEEIKYTARLTSDNKPLLLRDFLDRVNLKVTFTKYVENEDQLVKEARPVPMVIGEFADDGQGLDEKPGDGVFTVALPITPEPGKYRVRITSGNGVFLRAQEQEVLVYPSPISTTFIQSREDGQPHQIIFSGEQGMIQPGSLAAHVEHSNPEKAQYVTEGQADKDSLKVALTVPYTGELGNYSWYGKLYATDLATQRPLYFPIKEHTYGVVDEIDIETTRRMQEEEAAKQRKIAQEKLMIQMREEARQRSIMYIAIGNVVVLVLVLIGWFIRRKLRASKEAIPEMQLNMPKK; encoded by the coding sequence ATGTTGAGGATGGGATTGGCTTTATGGGGATTGCTGCTCTGTACGGGCGTATTTGCCAGCAATGAGTCAAGTATGTCCCTGTTGGATAACCGGTTCCGTGTCGACCCGACCATCTCTCAGATTACGTTTGTCGTCTACCGGGAGAAGAATTCTCAGCCTGTGGTGCTTGTGCGTCCGGATGGCAAGAAATATTACGCCTGGCGTAGCCCGGATAATGTGCGTTGGTATGAAGAGTCGTCGATGGATATCATTTCCATCGATAATCCAATGCCGGGCCCATGGCAGGCCGTCGGAAAAGTTTCGCCCAAGAACAACATCAAGCTGATCTCTCATTTACAGCTATCGGCAGATGCCTTTCCTAATCGTCTTTATCAGGGCGAAGAAATCAAATACACCGCGCGCCTGACTTCCGATAATAAGCCGCTGCTACTGCGCGATTTTCTTGACCGCGTCAACCTGAAGGTGACCTTCACCAAATACGTCGAAAACGAAGACCAGTTGGTGAAAGAAGCGCGTCCGGTGCCGATGGTGATCGGTGAGTTTGCCGATGACGGGCAAGGGCTGGATGAAAAGCCGGGCGATGGTGTCTTCACTGTCGCGCTGCCGATCACGCCAGAACCGGGAAAATATCGCGTACGAATTACCTCCGGTAATGGCGTATTTTTGCGCGCTCAAGAGCAGGAAGTGCTGGTCTATCCAAGTCCGATTTCCACCACTTTTATTCAGTCGCGTGAAGATGGTCAGCCACACCAGATTATCTTCAGTGGCGAGCAGGGCATGATTCAGCCTGGATCACTCGCTGCCCATGTGGAGCACTCCAATCCGGAGAAAGCCCAATACGTGACCGAAGGTCAGGCGGATAAAGATTCGCTCAAAGTGGCGCTGACTGTGCCTTACACTGGCGAACTGGGTAATTACTCTTGGTATGGTAAGTTGTACGCCACCGATCTGGCGACGCAGCGCCCGCTATACTTCCCTATCAAAGAGCACACCTACGGGGTGGTGGACGAAATTGATATTGAAACCACGCGTCGTATGCAGGAAGAAGAAGCGGCCAAGCAGCGTAAGATTGCGCAGGAAAAATTGATGATTCAGATGCGCGAAGAAGCGCGTCAGCGTAGCATCATGTATATCGCGATCGGTAACGTGGTTGTGCTGGTTCTGGTGCTGATAGGCTGGTTTATCAGACGCAAACTGCGCGCCAGCAAAGAGGCGATACCGGAAATGCAGCTCAACATGCCGAAGAAGTAA